The genomic region CAACCAATCCAGCCAGTTTTTTCTGCACACCAATCTACTGCCGAATATAGAGAATACAGTTACTTTAATTGGGCTTTCTACAGTTTTTGCGTACTTCACCTCTGGTACCGGTAAGAGGTTTGATGTTTGCCATATTCACCATGGCAGTAGCAAAACCACGGAAGAAAGTGTTTTGATTTGTAGCATAGGAAGTAACCAGAGAATTGGTGGATCCTCCATTGAACAGTTCCTGGTCAGAGTGAAGAAGTCCTTTCTGGACTCTAAGATTTTTGTAGTAGTTGTTATCAAAGGCAACGGGAGTTTGAACATCTAGGGGAGACAGGTTGTTGTCACCTCCAGTTCTCGGGCATTTGGCTTTTACAGAAGTTGCGAATGCAGTGTTGATATTGGTTTCATTGTAGATGTGAGTTCTGAATGTGGTGCACCTTGTTTGACCAATCGTATGAGCCCCTGAAAAAACAATAGATTTACTCGATTAACCATTAATAGAATTTTGGTTATCTTGAGTTTGGCATAGATTTGGCATTCAGCATGTGTCATAAAATATACCTGAAAGGGCTACCATATCCTTGGTAGAAAGGCCTTGATTACTAAAAGCTGTGATGAGTGCACTGAGGCTGGATGCGGGACTAGGGATTTTGCTATTTGCGCCACTCAGACTTGCCGCCCTTGCATCTCTCCTTCCCAGCTGTACTGTCCATGTTTGTCCTCCCAACTGGCAATAATCACATAAGAAGACGACTTCGTAACTGAATGAAAATATTAAGAATAACTTTCATAGCAAATTCAAAGTTCTAATTCTAAACATGGTATTCGGGACCCTGATAATTATAGTATGGCATGTTGCCCACTAATATCTATTTTTATCAATAAAGTCAATGTTTTTCCCTGTTTGTTACGAAGTCAAGGAGGACAGAAAATCTTTCTCAGGTTAAACGTTAGAGTGTTGGCTAGAAAAAGACTGGTGATTAATGGTTGAGCATGTAATATTTTGTTAAATCATAGTGTTAACTAGATCTAATAAAATTTATAGAATGGTCAATCTTGGCATAATAATGATAAGGAAGGAAGGCAAGAAGAATAGTTACCTCAACAACAGAATCACGAGCAGCAATGGTGAGAATGTCAGCACAAGATACAATTCCACTGCAAACTGATTCCACTTGAGTCTTGATGGTGTCTATCACGTTGAATCCTCTCGCAGAGTTGGCGTTAGGACCCGCTGTTTTCTCTCCCGTTATGTTGGCGGAATCATCCAACAGTATCGATCCATCACACCCCTGCAAATTTAAACTACTGTTAATGAActtgttgagttggataagaacgTTAGATAACGAAAAAAGGGACGTATTATCTAACGAAAAATGGAACCAAAATCTTACATTGACGAAACAGTCGTGAAAGTGAAGCCGGACCAATGATGCGCCCATACGTTTTTCCTTGGCGATTGC from Cryptomeria japonica chromosome 3, Sugi_1.0, whole genome shotgun sequence harbors:
- the LOC131037440 gene encoding cationic peroxidase 1, with amino-acid sequence MRTSSLIACITFVILCSSPASGQLSSTFYDKTCPKALSTVKAAVKAAIAKEKRMGASLVRLHFHDCFVNGCDGSILLDDSANITGEKTAGPNANSARGFNVIDTIKTQVESVCSGIVSCADILTIAARDSVVELGGQTWTVQLGRRDARAASLSGANSKIPSPASSLSALITAFSNQGLSTKDMVALSGAHTIGQTRCTTFRTHIYNETNINTAFATSVKAKCPRTGGDNNLSPLDVQTPVAFDNNYYKNLRVQKGLLHSDQELFNGGSTNSLVTSYATNQNTFFRGFATAMVNMANIKPLTGTRGEVRKNCRKPN